The following proteins are encoded in a genomic region of Chryseobacterium cucumeris:
- a CDS encoding GNAT family N-acetyltransferase produces MENIKFQVSQYQDELQLLIDGKKAGYMSIEVDGRLLIVFYTKLDEEREGKGYAKLLLDELVRYAEEKDLLVDPECDFVRQQFENHPARYKEIWHA; encoded by the coding sequence ATGGAAAATATAAAGTTTCAGGTATCTCAATATCAGGATGAATTGCAGCTACTTATCGATGGGAAAAAGGCAGGTTATATGTCCATAGAGGTTGATGGAAGACTGCTTATTGTATTTTATACGAAACTTGATGAAGAGCGTGAGGGAAAAGGATACGCCAAACTATTGCTGGACGAGCTGGTACGCTATGCGGAAGAAAAAGATTTGCTTGTAGACCCGGAATGCGATTTTGTAAGACAGCAGTTTGAAAATCATCCTGCAAGGTATAAAGAAATCTGGCATGCCTGA
- a CDS encoding MBL fold metallo-hydrolase gives MNRRELLKNGLLAGTLSMIPFSGLMAQSQTTVEKTGDDLSGFKKLRLGELELFVLTDGYIHEENLNSFAPRGNVTELKSILKNNFRPENYIDMAMNILLVKTKNKLILFDTGMGIFADERTGFLLKSLQKAGFSPKDVTDVFISHAHPDHIGGVVDKQNQFIFPNADIFISKTEHDFWMKASIKDFSNSALKTQPGFLNQIIPAIQNILKTIQPKLKFYDLNNTLYDYFSFQLAPGHTPGLTVTTISSGNEKLIYIADLIHSDVILFPHPEWGYFGDTDLDIATASRKKFLQQLADTRTRAFAYHLPWPGLGYTKKKTSGFEWFPEGFMN, from the coding sequence ATGAACAGAAGAGAATTATTAAAGAACGGATTATTGGCAGGAACATTGAGCATGATTCCTTTCTCCGGCTTAATGGCACAGTCTCAAACAACTGTTGAAAAAACAGGAGACGATCTTTCCGGATTTAAAAAATTGCGGCTTGGTGAGCTTGAACTATTTGTTCTCACGGACGGATATATCCATGAAGAAAACCTGAACTCATTCGCTCCCAGAGGAAATGTTACAGAATTGAAATCAATCCTTAAAAACAATTTCAGACCGGAAAATTATATCGATATGGCGATGAATATTCTATTAGTTAAAACAAAAAATAAACTCATTTTATTCGATACCGGAATGGGGATTTTTGCTGATGAAAGAACCGGATTTCTATTAAAAAGTCTCCAAAAAGCAGGATTTTCTCCGAAAGATGTTACCGATGTCTTCATCTCTCACGCCCATCCGGATCACATTGGCGGAGTAGTGGATAAACAAAATCAGTTTATTTTTCCCAATGCTGATATTTTCATCTCCAAAACAGAACATGATTTCTGGATGAAAGCTTCCATCAAAGATTTCAGCAACAGTGCACTGAAAACACAACCTGGATTTCTTAATCAGATTATTCCTGCAATTCAGAATATTTTGAAAACGATTCAGCCCAAACTGAAGTTTTATGACCTTAATAATACATTGTATGATTATTTTAGTTTCCAGTTAGCTCCTGGCCATACACCAGGCTTAACCGTTACCACCATCTCTTCAGGAAACGAAAAGCTGATCTATATTGCAGACCTTATCCATTCTGATGTTATCTTGTTTCCACACCCTGAATGGGGCTATTTCGGAGATACAGATCTGGATATCGCAACAGCTTCAAGAAAAAAATTCCTTCAACAACTGGCGGATACCAGAACCAGAGCGTTTGCTTACCATTTACCCTGGCCGGGCCTTGGTTACACAAAAAAGAAAACATCCGGCTTTGAATGGTTTCCGGAAGGTTTTATGAATTAG
- a CDS encoding S41 family peptidase: MKNYSVILLLAIFSSCASVKKHNEQRASCIPPEQLKEDVDFAYSKLQQMHPQLYWYIPRKELERKFDSLKQTITESLTPLQFYFKLQPVIAGIREGHLSLRIPRKKFTKEEIKRLEHQKGMFSRFEYYISGDRMYIIQNKDSIEHIKPGTEILSINNVPVSDYIKKYRSLISSDGDNTTFHPYFLKDLFFNFYTAENGFDSKATLETLYQGEKKTYTLTRETKSDADLEKDKEMQKKTPEKKLNDYVASSDSYNRSFKFLDKDSAIAYIKVKSFSRDYSDKFYKKAFASINHSKSSYLIIDVRNNYGGSLYEINNLYSYLADAPFTLIKPSQLTSRNAPLRTNYFRKSTPLEYALKSIAYPSFFLAQTFSTYKKDGKVFYKMKADKPTKPKKEAFHGKVFVLINGGSFSASSIITAKLKNDKRATLVGEETGGANDGTVAGFYSYQKLPNSEIRFPIGLLLVQPNINFSDSRKGVVPDVTITENMQDIIDQKDPQLDWIKNEIAKEKEHKGQ; encoded by the coding sequence TTGAAAAATTATTCGGTAATATTACTTCTCGCTATTTTTTCGTCCTGTGCCTCTGTAAAAAAACACAACGAACAGCGGGCTTCATGTATTCCACCGGAGCAACTTAAAGAGGATGTGGACTTTGCGTATTCAAAATTACAGCAAATGCACCCTCAATTATACTGGTATATTCCCAGAAAGGAACTGGAGCGTAAATTTGACAGTCTCAAGCAAACGATCACCGAATCTCTTACCCCACTTCAGTTTTATTTCAAACTTCAGCCTGTCATTGCCGGAATTCGTGAAGGACATCTTTCATTGAGAATTCCCAGAAAGAAATTTACGAAAGAAGAAATTAAAAGATTGGAACACCAAAAGGGAATGTTCAGCCGTTTTGAATATTATATATCGGGAGACCGAATGTATATCATTCAAAACAAAGACTCTATTGAGCATATAAAGCCAGGAACTGAAATTTTATCCATCAATAATGTACCTGTATCTGATTATATCAAAAAGTACAGAAGCCTGATCAGCAGTGATGGTGATAATACTACTTTTCACCCGTATTTTTTAAAAGATCTGTTCTTTAATTTTTATACTGCCGAAAATGGATTTGACAGCAAAGCCACTCTTGAAACCCTATACCAGGGAGAAAAAAAGACGTATACCTTAACCAGAGAAACAAAATCTGACGCTGATCTTGAAAAGGATAAGGAAATGCAGAAAAAGACCCCGGAAAAGAAACTGAATGATTATGTAGCTTCAAGTGATTCTTATAACAGAAGCTTCAAGTTTCTGGACAAAGACAGTGCTATTGCTTATATTAAGGTAAAAAGCTTCTCAAGGGATTACTCAGATAAGTTTTATAAAAAAGCTTTTGCCAGCATCAACCATTCAAAATCTTCCTACCTCATCATAGATGTCCGAAACAATTACGGCGGTTCATTATATGAAATCAATAACCTGTATTCGTATTTAGCTGATGCACCGTTTACTCTGATAAAACCCTCTCAGCTAACTTCAAGAAATGCACCTTTACGCACCAATTATTTCAGAAAAAGTACTCCTTTAGAGTATGCTCTTAAAAGTATCGCTTATCCGAGTTTTTTTCTTGCGCAGACTTTCAGTACCTATAAAAAGGATGGAAAAGTATTCTACAAGATGAAGGCTGACAAACCTACAAAACCTAAAAAGGAAGCCTTTCATGGAAAAGTTTTTGTGCTGATCAACGGAGGCAGCTTCTCAGCATCTTCCATTATTACCGCCAAACTTAAGAATGATAAAAGAGCAACGCTTGTGGGAGAAGAAACCGGAGGTGCCAATGACGGAACTGTGGCCGGATTTTATTCCTACCAGAAGCTGCCCAATTCTGAAATCAGATTTCCGATAGGACTACTTTTGGTGCAGCCTAATATTAATTTTTCAGATTCACGGAAAGGGGTTGTTCCGGACGTGACTATTACTGAAAATATGCAGGATATTATTGATCAAAAAGATCCGCAACTGGATTGGATAAAAAACGAAATTGCCAAAGAAAAAGAACATAAAGGGCAGTAA
- a CDS encoding NADP-dependent glyceraldehyde-3-phosphate dehydrogenase, with translation MSSENTASFHHSIFKGENEIPEEYKVPVIHQRAYLLNGELVEWKGDVTEIYSPVCIPTENGLERKLLGSIPNIGPNEAMEVLEACVKAYDNGLGEWPTMSVEGRIKCMQKFVYLMIQQRDLVIRLLMWEIGKTLADSTKEFDRTVDYINQTIDALKDLDRESSRFQQAEGTIAQIRRAPLGVVLSMGPFNYPLNEIFTTLIPALIMGNTILFKLPKHGVLAHYPLLNAFKEAFPKGTVNTLYGKGSEIITPIMESGKVNVLAFIGSSKVANGLKKLHPKVNRLRAILSLDAKNAAIVTKNANLDVAVSECILGALSFNGQRCTALKLIFVQKEVALEFTEKLSAAVSALKAGLPWEKEVKVTPLPEVNKPAYLKECIDDALQKGAAVLNKDGGYTDESFVFPAVVYPVNSEMKLYHEEQFGPVIPVVPFEDIEEPIEYQVNASHGMQVSIFSEDPHEVARLIDPFVNLVSRVNINCQAQRGPDVFPFTGRKDSAEGTLSVFDALRSFSIRSLVAAKLTDSNKELLNTIVREHDSNFLSTDYIF, from the coding sequence ATGAGTTCAGAAAATACAGCATCATTTCATCACAGCATTTTTAAAGGAGAAAACGAAATTCCGGAAGAATATAAAGTTCCGGTTATCCATCAGAGAGCGTATCTTTTAAATGGAGAACTGGTAGAGTGGAAAGGAGATGTCACGGAAATTTATTCCCCGGTATGCATCCCCACAGAAAACGGATTGGAAAGAAAACTTCTGGGAAGTATTCCGAATATTGGTCCGAACGAGGCGATGGAAGTTCTCGAAGCTTGTGTAAAAGCCTATGATAACGGACTTGGCGAGTGGCCGACAATGTCTGTGGAAGGACGTATCAAATGCATGCAGAAATTCGTATATCTGATGATCCAGCAGAGAGATCTGGTTATCAGACTACTGATGTGGGAAATCGGAAAGACACTGGCCGATTCTACCAAAGAGTTTGACCGTACGGTAGATTATATCAACCAAACCATTGATGCATTAAAAGATCTTGACAGGGAATCTTCCCGCTTTCAACAGGCAGAAGGAACGATTGCACAGATCAGGAGAGCACCGCTGGGCGTGGTCTTAAGTATGGGGCCATTCAATTATCCTCTGAATGAAATTTTTACCACATTGATTCCGGCTCTGATCATGGGAAATACCATCCTGTTTAAACTACCAAAGCATGGTGTATTAGCTCATTATCCTTTATTAAATGCTTTCAAAGAAGCCTTCCCGAAAGGAACGGTGAATACATTATATGGAAAAGGCTCAGAAATTATCACTCCCATTATGGAAAGCGGGAAAGTGAACGTTCTTGCCTTTATCGGATCCAGTAAAGTGGCGAACGGATTAAAAAAATTACACCCGAAAGTAAACCGTTTAAGAGCCATCCTGAGTCTGGATGCTAAAAATGCAGCCATCGTTACTAAAAATGCAAATCTTGATGTAGCAGTAAGTGAGTGTATTTTAGGAGCACTTTCTTTCAACGGGCAGCGTTGTACAGCATTGAAACTGATATTTGTTCAGAAAGAAGTGGCATTGGAGTTTACAGAAAAATTAAGTGCTGCTGTCTCTGCTTTGAAGGCCGGGCTGCCATGGGAAAAAGAGGTGAAAGTAACTCCACTTCCGGAGGTCAATAAACCGGCTTATCTGAAAGAATGTATTGATGATGCTTTACAGAAAGGAGCTGCAGTACTGAATAAAGATGGAGGCTATACAGATGAATCTTTTGTTTTCCCGGCAGTTGTATATCCTGTAAACAGTGAGATGAAACTTTATCATGAAGAACAGTTTGGTCCTGTGATTCCTGTTGTTCCCTTCGAAGATATAGAAGAGCCTATAGAATATCAGGTGAATGCTTCCCACGGAATGCAGGTAAGTATTTTCAGTGAAGATCCTCATGAAGTAGCAAGACTGATTGATCCTTTTGTAAATCTTGTAAGCCGTGTCAATATCAACTGCCAGGCACAAAGAGGCCCCGATGTTTTTCCATTTACAGGAAGAAAAGACAGTGCAGAAGGAACACTTTCTGTTTTTGATGCACTCCGTTCATTCTCCATCCGGTCTCTGGTGGCGGCAAAACTGACAGATTCCAACAAAGAGCTGCTGAATACTATTGTCAGAGAACATGATTCTAACTTTTTAAGTACAGATTATATTTTCTGA
- a CDS encoding RNA polymerase sigma factor, whose product MSSPEKEFLEKIEKHKGVVFKISKMYMDNKDDQNDLYQEIIYQAWKSYGDFQKRSDFSTWLYRTALNTAIVFLRSEKKRSFIQNQNVDGLNARQEPYNDTDDMNMKRMYEAIHQLSPIDKALIFFFLEGFSGKEIAVQLGITEVNTRVKLKRAKEKLKEIITRQGTDSY is encoded by the coding sequence ATGTCTTCACCCGAAAAAGAATTTTTAGAGAAAATTGAAAAGCACAAAGGTGTTGTTTTCAAGATCTCTAAAATGTATATGGATAATAAGGACGACCAGAATGACCTCTATCAGGAGATCATTTACCAGGCCTGGAAATCATATGGTGATTTTCAAAAGAGGAGTGATTTCTCCACATGGCTGTACAGAACTGCACTCAACACAGCAATTGTTTTTCTGCGAAGTGAAAAAAAACGTAGTTTTATACAGAATCAGAATGTCGATGGGCTGAATGCCCGGCAGGAACCTTATAATGATACGGATGATATGAATATGAAGCGGATGTATGAAGCTATCCATCAGCTAAGCCCCATTGATAAAGCCCTTATATTCTTTTTTTTAGAGGGTTTTTCCGGAAAAGAGATTGCTGTACAGCTGGGAATTACTGAAGTGAATACACGGGTAAAGCTGAAGAGAGCAAAAGAAAAGCTGAAAGAGATCATTACCAGACAGGGAACAGATTCCTATTAA
- the tpx gene encoding thiol peroxidase, whose translation MFSKLVCGTLLFFSAVGFAQKSKAINTVLMGGKEVHTYAKLPALNKPAPKFTLTDVNMNDQTLDSFKGRYVILNIFPSVDTGVCSASVHHFNEEAGNLPNTVVLCISKDLPFAQKRFCGAEGIKNVIMLSDFRSDFGWNYGVELVDSPMKGLLSRAVVVIDPSGNIIYEEQVPDISQEPNYEAAIAVVK comes from the coding sequence ATGTTTTCAAAATTAGTTTGCGGCACACTGCTATTCTTCTCTGCGGTGGGCTTTGCTCAAAAATCTAAAGCGATCAATACAGTTTTAATGGGCGGGAAAGAAGTTCATACTTATGCCAAATTACCGGCACTGAATAAACCGGCTCCTAAATTTACCCTTACCGATGTGAATATGAATGACCAGACCCTGGATTCCTTCAAAGGAAGATACGTTATTCTGAATATCTTTCCGAGTGTAGACACTGGTGTTTGTTCTGCTTCTGTACATCATTTCAATGAAGAGGCAGGAAACCTTCCCAATACCGTAGTCCTTTGTATTTCCAAAGATCTGCCGTTTGCCCAGAAAAGATTCTGTGGCGCGGAAGGCATCAAAAACGTAATCATGCTTTCTGATTTCCGTTCCGATTTTGGCTGGAATTATGGTGTGGAACTGGTAGATTCTCCAATGAAAGGGCTTCTGAGCAGAGCGGTTGTGGTGATAGATCCTTCAGGTAATATTATCTATGAAGAACAAGTGCCGGATATTTCTCAGGAACCGAATTATGAAGCAGCTATTGCGGTTGTGAAATAA
- a CDS encoding RNA polymerase sigma factor produces the protein MTSLEQEFISQIEQHKGILFKISKMYMTEKDDRDDLFQEITYQLWKAFPGFRGESEFSTWLYRIALNTAIIFLRSEKRRSFIAHEDFSNQIIIQEDYDYRKEERLAEMYQAIHQLNPIDKAFIFYYLEDFSGKQIAEQMGISEGNARVKMNRAKNKLKDILSQIKTNQH, from the coding sequence ATGACCTCATTAGAACAAGAGTTTATAAGTCAGATTGAACAGCATAAAGGAATCCTGTTTAAGATTTCTAAAATGTATATGACTGAAAAGGATGACCGCGATGATCTTTTTCAGGAGATTACCTATCAGCTTTGGAAAGCATTTCCGGGTTTCAGAGGTGAAAGTGAATTTTCAACATGGCTATACAGAATTGCTTTGAATACAGCTATTATTTTCCTGAGATCAGAAAAGAGAAGAAGCTTTATCGCCCATGAAGACTTTTCTAACCAAATTATTATTCAGGAAGACTATGATTACCGTAAAGAAGAGCGCCTGGCTGAAATGTATCAGGCTATTCATCAGCTTAATCCTATCGACAAGGCCTTTATTTTTTATTATCTGGAGGATTTTTCAGGAAAACAGATTGCAGAACAGATGGGAATTTCAGAGGGCAATGCAAGAGTGAAAATGAACCGGGCAAAAAATAAACTTAAAGATATCTTAAGCCAAATAAAAACCAACCAACATTAA
- a CDS encoding helix-turn-helix domain-containing protein: MESHESLKGFYERNAPNLASQCIGVNKMGHFNVFSREYCSPHTPYSRRDYYKISLIIGKGKLHYADKWIKVDRPALLFSNPIIPYSWEADDEDQKGWFCLFTDQFLHNGSRMGNLQDSPLFKIGGTPVFFVDEQQQKILAEIYTKMMTEIQSDYIHKYDMLRAYLHLMIHETMRMQPAESFEPYQNASQRVASLFMELLERQFPIDSPEAFLKLKTPNDYARSLSIHVNSLNRSVKEITGKTTSQQITARIIQEANALLKHTDWNIAEIAYGLGFEEPAYFTNYFKKQTGITPNALRMDVV; this comes from the coding sequence ATGGAATCACACGAATCACTCAAAGGTTTTTATGAAAGGAATGCTCCCAATCTGGCATCTCAATGTATTGGGGTGAATAAAATGGGCCACTTCAATGTCTTTTCACGGGAGTATTGCTCTCCGCACACTCCTTACAGCAGGAGAGATTATTATAAGATTTCTTTAATTATAGGAAAGGGAAAGCTTCATTATGCTGACAAATGGATCAAAGTAGACCGTCCCGCATTATTGTTTTCCAACCCCATTATTCCTTATTCCTGGGAAGCCGATGATGAAGATCAGAAAGGCTGGTTCTGCCTTTTTACCGATCAGTTTCTGCACAATGGAAGCCGTATGGGAAACCTTCAGGATTCTCCGCTGTTCAAGATTGGAGGAACTCCGGTTTTTTTTGTAGATGAACAACAGCAGAAAATACTTGCTGAGATCTATACCAAAATGATGACGGAGATCCAGTCGGATTATATTCACAAGTATGATATGCTGAGAGCATATCTTCATCTGATGATTCATGAGACGATGAGAATGCAGCCGGCAGAAAGTTTCGAACCTTATCAGAATGCTTCACAAAGGGTTGCCTCTTTATTTATGGAATTGTTGGAAAGACAGTTTCCTATCGACAGTCCTGAGGCCTTTTTAAAATTAAAAACGCCGAATGATTATGCCCGGAGTCTTTCCATTCATGTGAATTCTTTGAACCGTTCGGTAAAAGAGATTACAGGAAAAACAACCAGCCAGCAGATCACCGCAAGGATTATTCAGGAAGCCAATGCCTTACTGAAACATACAGATTGGAATATTGCTGAGATTGCCTACGGATTAGGTTTTGAAGAACCCGCTTATTTCACCAATTATTTTAAAAAACAAACCGGAATTACTCCCAATGCCTTAAGAATGGATGTTGTTTGA
- a CDS encoding DUF1223 domain-containing protein, with translation MILKNLITVSAFTAVLFAASAFIHQNKDQKTAQHSTSENNGFAVLELFTSEGCSSCPPADELMGKIEKEYKDEPVYLLSYHVDYWNRLGWKDRFSTAENSQRQQQYSRLLNSQVYTPQLVVNGKTEFVGSDENNIKNAIRKALITSKKTPVELSAAISQHKIDVQYKTPSADPQNMLLINLVEKHSSTEVGKGENEGRHLHHWQIVHKQNLISLNKQQEGTTKFKLPEGFSPENWEVIAFIQNRRTGEISGSAKTAFK, from the coding sequence ATGATACTAAAAAACTTAATTACAGTAAGCGCTTTTACCGCGGTATTATTTGCAGCCTCAGCATTTATTCATCAAAATAAAGATCAGAAGACAGCACAGCATTCCACTTCAGAAAATAATGGTTTCGCTGTTCTGGAACTCTTTACTTCAGAAGGCTGTTCAAGCTGTCCTCCTGCAGATGAACTGATGGGAAAAATTGAAAAGGAATACAAAGATGAGCCTGTTTACCTCCTCTCCTACCATGTTGACTACTGGAACCGTCTCGGATGGAAGGACCGGTTCAGTACGGCTGAAAATTCCCAGCGGCAACAGCAGTACAGCCGCCTGCTGAATTCCCAGGTTTATACTCCACAGCTGGTAGTCAACGGAAAAACAGAATTTGTAGGCTCTGATGAAAACAATATCAAAAATGCCATCCGAAAAGCTCTGATTACTTCTAAAAAAACACCTGTAGAATTATCTGCCGCCATTTCTCAGCATAAAATTGATGTTCAGTATAAAACACCTTCCGCAGATCCTCAGAATATGCTGCTCATTAATCTGGTTGAAAAACATTCTTCCACAGAGGTAGGGAAAGGCGAAAATGAAGGACGCCATCTGCATCACTGGCAGATTGTCCACAAGCAAAACCTCATCTCATTAAATAAACAGCAGGAAGGAACAACAAAATTTAAACTTCCGGAAGGATTTTCTCCGGAAAACTGGGAAGTCATCGCTTTTATTCAGAATAGGAGAACGGGAGAAATCTCAGGATCAGCAAAAACAGCTTTTAAATAA
- a CDS encoding aldo/keto reductase, translated as MKFKKLGNTEEQLSAIGLGCMGMSFAYGPTDEQESINTLHRALDLGVNFWDTADMYANGENEKLISKVLVPNRDKIFIATKFGFRFKDGKASHSGAPGTYFDGSPEWIRQAVDLSLQRLKIDTIDLYYAHRVDPNVPVEETVGAMAELVKAGKVKYLGLSEASAESIRKANKIHPIAALQSEYSILTKDVENEILPTIRELGISLVPYSPLARGLFTNIYDAQNLGDDDFRKSLPRYQQEYLENNTKLANEINELAASKGVKGTQLALAWVLNQGDDIIPIPGTKRIKYLEENIAAVNIELSQSDLDTIDAILKKYPNVGERYNEGSMKLVNN; from the coding sequence ATGAAATTTAAAAAATTAGGAAACACAGAAGAACAGTTATCAGCAATCGGTTTAGGATGTATGGGAATGAGTTTCGCTTATGGTCCTACCGACGAGCAGGAAAGTATCAATACCCTGCACAGAGCTTTGGATTTAGGAGTTAACTTTTGGGATACGGCAGATATGTATGCCAATGGAGAAAATGAAAAACTGATTTCTAAAGTTTTAGTACCGAACAGGGATAAAATCTTCATTGCTACCAAATTCGGATTCAGGTTTAAAGATGGTAAAGCGAGCCACAGCGGTGCTCCGGGAACTTATTTCGACGGCTCTCCGGAATGGATAAGACAGGCCGTAGATTTAAGCCTTCAAAGATTAAAGATCGATACAATCGACTTGTATTATGCGCATAGAGTAGATCCTAATGTTCCTGTAGAAGAAACGGTAGGAGCAATGGCAGAATTGGTAAAGGCAGGAAAAGTGAAATATCTTGGATTGTCTGAAGCTTCGGCAGAATCTATCAGAAAGGCTAATAAAATTCACCCTATCGCAGCATTGCAGTCAGAATATTCTATCCTTACGAAAGATGTTGAAAATGAGATTTTACCCACCATCAGAGAACTGGGAATTTCTTTGGTTCCTTATTCACCGTTGGCAAGAGGACTCTTCACCAATATCTATGATGCACAAAATCTGGGTGATGACGATTTCAGAAAATCATTACCGCGTTATCAGCAGGAATATCTTGAAAATAATACCAAACTGGCTAACGAAATCAATGAGTTGGCAGCTTCCAAAGGAGTAAAAGGAACCCAGCTTGCCTTAGCATGGGTGTTGAATCAGGGAGATGATATTATCCCGATTCCTGGTACAAAACGAATCAAATATCTTGAAGAAAACATTGCAGCTGTTAATATTGAGCTTTCTCAATCAGATCTGGATACCATTGATGCGATCCTGAAAAAATACCCTAATGTGGGAGAAAGATACAATGAAGGTTCAATGAAACTGGTGAACAATTAA
- a CDS encoding MBL fold metallo-hydrolase — protein sequence MIYWIITCIVVLTVTFFIVINMKAFGGVPKGKRLKRIRQSKLYKNRQFQNISHTPSLTEGYKMSKVTYDFFLGKKDPLLKPLKEIPALHTDLKNFDKNQDVLIWLGHSSYYLQTDGVSFLIDPVLSLYGSPFKYFNKAFKGSDIFKPEDIPGIDYLVITHDHFDHLDYPTVKSIEERTDMAIIPLGVGAHLERWGYAENKLIEEEWGTEVALKNDIKIVFTPARHFSGRRVRQNDTLWSSYVLATPTKRIFLGGDSGYDSHFKTIGEQYGPFDYAVLENGQYGEAWRYIHTLPEDFVQAAIDLKAQRIIPVHAAKFALALHPWNEPLQKITALGKEKQLNILTPMIGEVVHLNQSDQKFTAWWES from the coding sequence ATGATTTACTGGATTATTACGTGTATAGTTGTTTTGACGGTAACTTTTTTTATCGTGATCAATATGAAGGCGTTTGGTGGCGTGCCAAAAGGGAAAAGGCTGAAGCGCATCAGGCAGTCGAAACTCTATAAAAACAGACAATTCCAGAATATCAGCCATACACCTTCCCTTACAGAAGGCTACAAAATGTCAAAAGTGACTTATGATTTCTTTTTAGGAAAAAAAGATCCGCTGCTGAAACCTTTGAAAGAAATTCCAGCTCTTCATACCGATTTGAAAAATTTTGATAAAAATCAGGATGTATTGATCTGGCTGGGACATTCATCTTATTACCTGCAGACAGATGGCGTTTCCTTTCTGATAGATCCTGTTCTAAGCCTTTATGGCTCACCTTTCAAATACTTTAATAAAGCTTTCAAAGGCTCAGATATTTTTAAACCTGAAGACATTCCCGGCATAGATTATCTGGTCATCACGCATGATCATTTTGATCACCTGGATTACCCAACGGTAAAATCGATTGAAGAAAGAACAGACATGGCCATTATACCTTTGGGAGTAGGAGCGCACCTGGAGAGATGGGGATATGCTGAAAACAAGCTTATTGAAGAAGAATGGGGAACAGAAGTTGCCCTGAAAAATGATATAAAAATTGTTTTCACTCCTGCCAGACACTTTTCCGGCAGAAGAGTGAGACAGAATGATACGCTTTGGAGTTCGTATGTTCTGGCAACCCCAACAAAAAGAATTTTTCTGGGAGGAGACAGCGGCTATGATTCCCACTTTAAAACAATAGGCGAGCAATACGGACCTTTCGATTATGCTGTTCTTGAAAACGGACAATATGGAGAGGCATGGCGGTATATCCATACCTTACCGGAAGATTTTGTTCAGGCTGCTATTGATCTTAAAGCACAGCGTATTATCCCGGTTCATGCTGCCAAATTTGCACTGGCACTTCATCCGTGGAATGAGCCTTTACAAAAGATAACCGCCCTTGGAAAAGAAAAACAGTTGAATATCCTCACCCCGATGATAGGTGAGGTTGTACATCTGAATCAGTCAGACCAGAAATTTACAGCCTGGTGGGAAAGCTGA
- a CDS encoding DoxX family protein — MKTKTTKIIYWSGAIFMSLWFGASGFFELTKNPVVWDITRQLGYPPHFIYILGIFKISGVMVLLLPNKLLRLKEWVFAGMFFDILFAFFSKIAVLGFPSTVDAIVAFSVLTATYIMFRKLYSPEVVFGEA, encoded by the coding sequence ATGAAAACAAAAACTACAAAAATTATCTATTGGTCAGGTGCTATTTTTATGTCATTATGGTTTGGAGCCAGCGGTTTCTTTGAACTGACAAAAAATCCGGTTGTATGGGATATTACGCGACAGCTTGGATATCCGCCTCATTTTATTTATATATTAGGTATTTTTAAAATCTCCGGAGTTATGGTTCTTTTGCTTCCCAATAAATTATTGAGACTAAAAGAATGGGTGTTTGCAGGAATGTTCTTTGATATTCTGTTTGCTTTCTTTTCAAAAATTGCGGTACTGGGTTTTCCGTCTACGGTAGATGCAATTGTTGCCTTTTCTGTGTTAACGGCAACTTACATCATGTTCAGAAAGCTGTATTCTCCTGAGGTGGTATTTGGAGAGGCTTAA